The following coding sequences are from one Primulina eburnea isolate SZY01 chromosome 15, ASM2296580v1, whole genome shotgun sequence window:
- the LOC140814581 gene encoding pentatricopeptide repeat-containing protein At2g17210 gives MHLSIISSGSRLTSLSTKLRESLSNGQWKEAFIQYREIKRAGIQLIDHSIFSHILKACLTLSIRVGKSVHASVIKQGVISFTSVGNSVIDFYSKYGALSSALNTFKCMKMQDSVSWNIILHGLLDQDAFEEGLELYTQARGIGFDPNISTLLLLIQAYRTLGAFNEGLRFHGYLIRSGLWSSTSVQNSLLCMYAEIEIEYAENLFEEMYEKDVISWSVMIRGYVLHDEIWFALESFNKMASDFGIEADGQTMVSILKGCTNLGDIRLGKSFHGFALLRGLNNDLFVGNTLVDFYCNCTDVGSAIRVFSEMCHKNLVTWNSLLCGFVHNEMHQEAFTLFSSMEKSGFLADEVTLVNLIQSCKVLGVLHQCNLIHSRVIQQGFQSNEFAMNSLIDAYGKCNQINYAYKVFCQIKRPDVVTWSAMISGFTHCGMPDEAISIYREMRTSIDKSSAVTLLNLIEACALSAELRTSKWAHGIAITMGLASHVVLGTAILDMYSKCGTIFESRRAFDQISMKNVVSWSAIISAYGLNGLPHDALLLLSEMKACGFKPNSVTTLSVLSACCHGGLVDEGLSVFIDLANDGAEMKLEHYSCLVDLLARAGNLGDALDIIKSIPVGMKPSASAWGSLLSACRNFENGELAVSALSQILELEPSSSAGYLLASNIYAARGSWVDAFGMRSLVKRRGIEVVPGYSLVHAGNKAYRFAAGDLKHPLSHLLCPVIEQLHLCMKKEIRATPPLCLRSNG, from the coding sequence ATGCATTTATCTATCATCTCATCAGGTTCCAGACTCACAAGTTTGTCTACTAAACTCAGAGAATCATTATCGAATGGCCAGTGGAAAGAGGCGTTTATTCAATACAGAGAAATAAAAAGAGCGGGAATTCAACTCATTGATCATTCAATTTTCTCTCACATTCTCAAAGCTTGTTTAACTCTGTCGATTAGAGTTGGAAAATCTGTCCATGCTTCCGTGATCAAACAAGGAGTTATATCATTTACTTCTGTAGGAAATTCAGTTATTGACTTCTATTCAAAATATGGAGCATTGAGCTCTGCTCTGAATACTTTTAAATGCATGAAGATGCAAGATTCGGTTTCATGGAATATAATTCTTCACGGTCTCCTTGATCAAGATGCTTTTGAGGAAGGATTGGAGTTATACACACAAGCTAGAGGGATTGGATTTGATCCCAACATCTCTACTCTGTTGCTCCTAATTCAGGCATATCGTACTCTTGGAGCTTTTAACGAGGGACTGAGATTTCATGGTTACTTGATTCGAAGTGGGCTGTGGAGCTCAACATCCGTACAAAATTCTCTTTTGTGTATGTACGCAGAGATTGAAATAGAGTACGCCGAAAACCTATTTGAGGAAATGTATGAGAAGGATGTGATCTCATGGAGCGTGATGATCCGAGGTTACGTACTTCATGATGAAATTTGGTTTGCTTTAGAGTCATTTAACAAGATGGCTTCAGACTTTGGGATTGAAGCTGATGGTCAAACCATGGTGAGCATACTAAAAGGGTGCACTAATTTAGGGGATATCAGATTGGGAAAATCATTTCATGGCTTTGCCTTATTAAGGGGCTTAAATAATGATTTGTTTGTAGGGAACACACTTGTTGACTTTTATTGCAACTGCACAGATGTTGGTTCCGCCATTAGAGTGTTTAGTGAGATGTGCCATAAGAACCTAGTGACATGGAATTCCCTTCTCTGTGGATTTGTTCACAATGAGATGCATCAAGAAGCGTTTACATTATTTAGTTCAATGGAGAAATCAGGTTTTCTTGCAGATGAGGTGACTCTCGTGAATCTAATCCAATCATGCAAGGTCTTAGGAGTTTTGCATCAATGCAATTTGATTCATTCCAGGGTAATTCAGCAAGGTTTTCAATCAAACGAGTTTGCTATGAATTCTCTGATTGATGCGTATGGAAAATGCAATCAAATTAATTATGCGTATAAAGTATTCTGCCAAATAAAAAGACCAGATGTTGTTACCTGGAGTGCTATGATCTCAGGTTTCACTCACTGTGGCATGCCTGATGAAGCAATTTCTATTTATCGAGAAATGCGAACTTCCATAGATAAATCATCTGCTGTGACCCTGTTGAACCTTATTGAAGCCTGTGCCTTGTCTGCTGAATTAAGAACATCAAAATGGGCCCACGGCATTGCTATTACAATGGGCTTGGCATCACATGTTGTACTTGGAACTGCAATACTTGACATGTACTCAAAATGCGGGACGATATTTGAGTCCAGAAGGGCCTTTGATCAAATCTCCATGAAAAATGTAGTCTCTTGGAGTGCAATTATCTCCGCATATGGCCTAAATGGACTCCCACATGATGCACTATTGTTGCTCTCTGAAATGAAAGCTTGTGGTTTCAAGCCCAATTCAGTGACAACATTATCAGTATTATCTGCATGTTGCCATGGTGGATTGGTTGATGAGGGACTCTCGGTTTTCATTGATCTGGCAAATGATGGAGCAGAAATGAAGTTAGAACATTACTCCTGCCTCGTGGATTTGCTGGCTAGAGCTGGGAATCTTGGTGATGCATTGGATATAATTAAATCTATTCCTGTTGGCATGAAGCCCAGCGCAAGTGCCTGGGGTTCACTTTTGAGTGCTTGTCGGAATTTTGAGAATGGTGAGCTCGCTGTTTCTGCCCTTTCTCAGATTCTTGAGCTGGAGCCATCTAGCTCTGCTGGTTATTTACTCGCATCTAACATATATGCTGCCAGAGGTTCATGGGTAGATGCCTTCGGAATGAGATCTTTGGTGAAGAGGAGAGGTATAGAAGTGGTTCCTGGTTACAGTTTGGTGCATGCAGGTAACAAAGCATATAGGTTTGCTGCTGGAGATTTGAAGCATCCTTTGTCTCACTTGTTATGCCCTGTCATTGAGCAATTGCACTTGTGCATGAAGAAGGAAATCAGAGCAACACCCCCTCTGTGTCTTAGGAGCAATGGGTGA
- the LOC140814864 gene encoding uncharacterized protein codes for MPIRKFVLVVIPLLLVFRACEADQKLSTKECEELGFTGLALCSDCHTFAEYTKDQELVSDCLKCCAEDSDDATSKVTYVGAILEVCMRKLVFYPELVGFIEEEKDKFPTVKVQYAYNSPPKLIMLDEDGRLKETIRIDNWKKEHILQFLKEKVKRSSEI; via the exons ATGCCGATTCGCAAATTTGTGCTGGTAGTAATTCCATTATTATTAGTTTTTCGTGCCTGCGAAGCAGACCAGAAATTGAGCACTAAAGAATGCGAGGAATTAGGATTCACCGGCCTAGCCCTTTGCTCGGACTGCCACACCTTTGCCGAATACACCAAAGATCAAG AACTGGTATCTGATTGTTTAAAGTGTTGTGCTGAGGATTCTGATGATGCAACAAGCAAG GTTACATATGTTGGTGCAATTTTAGAGGTTTGCATGAGGAAGCTCGTCTTTTATCCCGAATTAGTTGGTTTCATTGAGGAAGAGAAGGATAAATTTCCAACTGTCAAAGTTCAATACGCTTATAACTCTCCACCAAAGCTGATCATGCTAGATGAAGACGGACGACTCAAGGAAACCATAAG AATTGATAACTGGAAAAAAGAACACATACTTCAATTTTTGAAGGAGAAGGTAAAGCGATCATCAGAAATCTAA